The proteins below come from a single Streptomyces tubercidicus genomic window:
- a CDS encoding MFS transporter has translation MSDAERPTGASRTALATLLGTTLEWYDFFLYGTAAALVFDKQFFPSLSPAAGTLAAFSTLAVGFVARPLGGLVFGHFGDRLGRRSTLVVSLLLMGIGSTLIGLVPGYGTIGLWAPVLLVVLRIVQGIGLGGEGAGATLLSMEHAPEGRRNLYAGFPQMGTPAGLVLANLVFLATNSLAGHGTFLAWAWRIPFLLSFVLVGVGLVVRLRVTESPSFHQAREHDEVVGFPLADALKAGLPQLGLTLLAVLANSAVAYVFMVFTLSYGTQHRGYDQQFLVLGVTGAAVLWFASIPVWTRIADRRGRRTLFVGGSVAVLVWCAMFFPLLDTGDGAMALLALAGMGLILPVTHCVQGAIIADTFPVRVRYSGTSLILQAGAVLGGGLAPMISSALLGSGNSSAGVTCYLVGICAVSLAGAVALFRTVPETSTEQAVRRPERAGEACTPAP, from the coding sequence ATGAGCGACGCGGAGCGTCCCACGGGCGCGAGCAGAACAGCGCTTGCCACCCTCCTCGGCACCACTTTGGAGTGGTACGACTTCTTCCTCTACGGCACGGCCGCCGCCCTGGTCTTCGACAAGCAGTTCTTCCCGTCCCTGAGCCCCGCGGCCGGCACCCTCGCCGCCTTCAGCACCCTCGCGGTGGGCTTCGTGGCCCGTCCGCTCGGCGGCCTGGTCTTCGGGCACTTCGGCGACCGCCTCGGACGCCGCTCCACGCTGGTGGTCTCACTGCTGCTGATGGGCATCGGCTCCACCCTCATCGGGCTCGTGCCGGGCTACGGCACCATCGGCCTGTGGGCCCCGGTGCTGCTGGTCGTGCTGCGTATCGTCCAGGGCATCGGCCTGGGCGGTGAGGGCGCCGGGGCCACGTTGCTGTCGATGGAACACGCCCCCGAGGGACGGCGGAACCTCTACGCGGGCTTCCCCCAGATGGGCACGCCGGCCGGTCTGGTGCTGGCCAACCTCGTCTTCCTGGCCACGAACTCCCTGGCCGGGCACGGCACTTTCCTCGCCTGGGCCTGGCGCATCCCGTTCCTGCTGAGCTTCGTCCTCGTCGGGGTCGGCCTGGTCGTGCGGCTGCGCGTCACCGAATCGCCGTCCTTCCACCAGGCCCGTGAACACGACGAGGTGGTCGGATTCCCGCTCGCCGACGCGCTGAAGGCCGGACTGCCCCAACTGGGCCTGACCCTGCTCGCGGTGCTCGCGAACTCCGCGGTCGCCTACGTCTTCATGGTCTTCACGCTGTCCTACGGCACCCAGCACCGCGGCTACGACCAGCAGTTCCTCGTCCTCGGGGTGACCGGCGCCGCGGTGCTGTGGTTCGCCTCCATACCGGTGTGGACCAGGATCGCCGACCGCAGGGGCCGGCGCACCCTCTTCGTCGGGGGATCCGTGGCCGTCCTCGTCTGGTGCGCGATGTTCTTCCCCCTGCTCGACACCGGAGACGGCGCCATGGCCCTGCTCGCACTCGCCGGTATGGGCCTGATCCTCCCGGTGACCCACTGCGTCCAGGGCGCCATCATCGCCGACACCTTCCCCGTGCGGGTGCGCTACTCAGGCACCTCCCTGATCCTCCAGGCAGGTGCGGTGCTCGGCGGCGGCCTGGCGCCCATGATCTCCAGCGCGCTCCTCGGATCGGGCAACTCCTCGGCGGGTGTGACCTGTTACCTGGTGGGGATCTGCGCAGTCAGCCTTGCCGGCGCGGTGGCGCTGTTCCGGACGGTCCCGGAGACCTCGACCGAACAGGCCGTTCGCCGGCCCGAACGCGCAGGTGAAGCATGCACGCCCGCGCCGTGA
- a CDS encoding LysR substrate-binding domain-containing protein, which translates to MEIPRLLDGRLKMRHLLLVDALSRQRSVVSAAKELHVTQPAATRSLHEVEDILGVPLFERGPRGVSATAFGEAFTRHARAVLAQLTQAGRHVVELAEADRGTVVVGTHLAGSNVLLPRAVAALKRDHPLLTVVVREASPEELLRDLEAGRVDLIVGRLTAPSGEGLIRSPLYDEYVGLVVRAGHPLTERPGADLADTLDFPWILPGQQTTLRREVDELFARQGLGTPQNRVEATSFLTVRQLLLDTDVVAVLPALLVQDDSRLARLPVPLEPVGHRVGVTLSADRTLSPSAQALIRSLEQAAESMADGPRTRAERAGDRERGADHSPR; encoded by the coding sequence GTGGAGATCCCCCGCCTGCTCGACGGTCGGCTCAAGATGCGGCACCTGCTGCTCGTGGACGCGCTCTCCCGGCAGAGATCGGTGGTGAGTGCGGCCAAGGAGCTGCATGTGACCCAGCCCGCCGCCACCCGGAGTCTGCACGAGGTGGAGGACATCCTCGGCGTGCCGTTGTTCGAGCGCGGCCCCCGGGGAGTCAGCGCCACCGCCTTCGGCGAGGCGTTCACCCGGCACGCGCGCGCCGTCCTGGCCCAGCTCACCCAGGCGGGCCGCCATGTCGTGGAACTGGCCGAGGCCGACCGGGGAACCGTCGTGGTCGGCACGCACCTGGCCGGCTCGAACGTCCTGCTGCCGCGGGCCGTTGCGGCACTGAAGCGGGACCATCCCCTGCTCACCGTGGTGGTGCGGGAAGCCTCCCCGGAGGAGTTGCTGCGGGACCTGGAGGCCGGACGGGTCGACCTGATCGTCGGCCGGCTGACCGCGCCCTCCGGCGAGGGACTGATCCGGAGCCCGCTGTACGACGAGTACGTCGGCCTGGTCGTCCGCGCGGGCCATCCGCTGACCGAACGGCCCGGTGCCGACCTGGCGGACACCCTCGACTTCCCGTGGATCCTGCCCGGACAGCAGACCACGCTCCGTCGCGAGGTGGACGAACTCTTCGCCCGGCAGGGGCTCGGCACGCCGCAGAACCGCGTGGAGGCCACCTCCTTCCTGACGGTACGTCAACTGCTGCTGGACACCGACGTGGTGGCCGTGCTGCCGGCCCTGCTCGTGCAGGACGACAGCAGGCTGGCCCGGCTTCCGGTGCCGCTGGAACCGGTCGGGCACCGGGTCGGCGTGACCCTGTCGGCGGACCGCACGCTCAGCCCGTCGGCGCAGGCACTGATCCGGAGCCTGGAGCAGGCAGCGGAGTCGATGGCGGACGGTCCCCGTACCCGTGCGGAGCGGGCCGGGGACCGGGAGCGCGGCGCGGATCACAGCCCCAGGTAG
- a CDS encoding carboxylesterase family protein produces MHARAVIRSGPLRFATAERFALPRPVPGEASEPKGRAEPEISTPPVGRICPQPPSRLDAVMGPPRDQRPQSEDCLHLTVTAPAAPAAGAAPPTGRPVLVWFHGGGFSSGAGLLDWYDGGALAAEQDVVVVSAGYRLGALGYLVLDGVSDGNLGLHDQLAALRWVRDHIARYGGDPGNVTLFGQSAGALSILLLLQLDAARGLFRRAVLQSAPLSIATRSLTEARETGRIFAAHLGTDPRTAPPEALLAAQARTAADQQRRTGSFLAPPFGPVRGTAQLPAGTGPFALGDRAPDVLYGWNADDMSAFPEGPSDTGGVAARTRRLYEAPLTALRAELERSGARVHGYRLDWRPPGSPYGATHCAEIPLLLGSAEAWRDAPLLGDLTWAEVNAVGKGLRAAWASFARTGDPGPLPAPLTPLPR; encoded by the coding sequence ATGCACGCCCGCGCCGTGATCCGCAGCGGTCCCCTCCGGTTCGCCACCGCGGAACGCTTCGCCCTGCCCCGTCCCGTGCCGGGAGAGGCGAGTGAGCCGAAGGGGCGCGCCGAGCCGGAAATCAGCACCCCTCCGGTGGGCCGGATCTGCCCCCAGCCGCCGTCCCGGCTCGACGCGGTGATGGGCCCGCCCCGCGACCAGCGCCCGCAGAGCGAGGACTGTCTTCACCTGACGGTCACGGCCCCCGCAGCCCCGGCAGCGGGGGCGGCTCCCCCGACCGGCCGCCCGGTGCTCGTGTGGTTCCACGGCGGCGGCTTCAGCAGCGGTGCGGGCCTCCTCGACTGGTACGACGGCGGAGCGCTCGCCGCCGAGCAGGACGTGGTCGTCGTCAGCGCCGGCTACCGGCTCGGCGCGCTGGGCTACCTCGTCCTGGACGGGGTGAGCGACGGCAACCTCGGCCTCCACGACCAGCTGGCGGCGCTGCGCTGGGTGCGTGACCACATCGCCCGCTACGGCGGCGACCCCGGCAACGTCACCCTGTTCGGCCAGTCGGCGGGCGCCCTGTCCATCCTGCTCCTCCTTCAACTGGACGCCGCCCGGGGCCTGTTCCGCCGGGCAGTCCTCCAGAGCGCACCGCTGTCCATCGCCACCCGCTCGCTGACCGAGGCACGCGAGACCGGCCGCATCTTCGCTGCCCACCTCGGCACCGACCCCCGTACCGCCCCGCCCGAAGCACTGCTCGCCGCCCAGGCCCGGACCGCCGCCGACCAGCAGCGCCGTACGGGCAGCTTCCTGGCCCCACCCTTCGGCCCGGTGCGCGGCACCGCCCAACTGCCCGCCGGCACCGGACCATTCGCCCTCGGCGACCGCGCCCCGGACGTGCTGTACGGGTGGAACGCCGACGACATGTCCGCCTTCCCCGAGGGCCCGAGCGACACAGGCGGCGTCGCCGCACGCACGCGGCGCCTCTACGAGGCACCGCTCACCGCCCTGCGCGCGGAGCTAGAGCGCTCCGGCGCCCGCGTGCACGGCTACCGGCTGGACTGGCGCCCACCCGGCTCCCCCTACGGCGCCACTCACTGTGCCGAGATCCCGCTGCTCCTCGGATCGGCGGAAGCCTGGCGGGACGCACCACTGTTGGGCGACCTCACCTGGGCGGAGGTGAACGCGGTCGGCAAGGGGCTGCGCGCGGCCTGGGCCTCCTTCGCCCGTACCGGCGACCCGGGCCCGCTGCCCGCGCCGCTCACGCCGCTCCCCCGCTGA
- a CDS encoding amidohydrolase family protein: protein MADVIDVHTHYVPRGWPDLSAVGGPDAPWLRIESESEAVIMTGSSEFRRIQADCWDAETRLRDMDADGVRAQVVSPTPAFFSYGRSGAEAAKIARIFNDLALEITAPAPDRLIPFCQVPLQDPDAACRELERAVSAGHRGVEIGNHVGDQDLDSEGVVTFLQHCASLDVPVFVHPWDMDTSPRLDRWMARWLTAMPAETHLSILAMVLGGVFDRIDERLKICFAHGGGSFAFWAGRMENAWHGRHDIIGTSQYPPSHYLGRFSVDSVVFDERALRLLVDTVGEDHVMVGSDYPYPLGERPVGAVVRKSGFLTEEARHKITRGNAERYLGL from the coding sequence GTGGCAGACGTGATCGACGTCCACACCCACTATGTGCCGCGGGGCTGGCCCGACCTGTCGGCCGTGGGCGGTCCCGACGCTCCCTGGCTGCGGATCGAGTCCGAGTCCGAGGCCGTGATCATGACCGGGTCGTCGGAGTTCCGCCGCATCCAGGCGGACTGCTGGGACGCGGAGACGCGGCTGCGGGACATGGACGCGGACGGAGTGCGCGCCCAGGTGGTCTCGCCCACCCCGGCCTTCTTCTCCTACGGCCGCAGCGGCGCCGAGGCCGCGAAGATCGCCCGGATCTTCAATGACCTGGCTCTGGAGATCACCGCTCCCGCGCCGGACCGGCTGATCCCCTTCTGCCAGGTGCCGCTCCAGGACCCGGACGCCGCGTGCCGTGAGCTGGAGCGGGCCGTCTCGGCCGGTCACCGGGGCGTGGAGATCGGTAACCATGTCGGCGACCAGGACCTGGACAGCGAGGGGGTGGTGACCTTCCTCCAGCACTGCGCGTCACTGGACGTGCCGGTGTTCGTCCACCCCTGGGACATGGACACCTCGCCCCGCCTGGACCGGTGGATGGCGCGGTGGCTGACGGCCATGCCGGCCGAGACCCACCTGTCGATCCTGGCGATGGTCCTGGGGGGCGTCTTCGACCGCATCGACGAGCGGCTGAAGATCTGCTTCGCGCACGGCGGCGGGTCGTTCGCCTTCTGGGCGGGCCGCATGGAGAACGCCTGGCACGGACGCCACGACATCATCGGTACCTCGCAGTACCCGCCCTCCCACTACCTGGGCCGGTTCTCCGTGGACTCGGTCGTCTTCGACGAGCGGGCGCTGCGGCTCCTGGTGGACACCGTCGGCGAGGACCACGTCATGGTGGGCAGCGACTACCCCTATCCGCTGGGCGAGCGCCCGGTGGGCGCGGTGGTGCGCAAGAGCGGTTTCCTCACCGAGGAGGCACGGCACAAGATCACCCGCGGTAACGCCGAACGCTACCTGGGGCTGTGA
- a CDS encoding 3-hydroxyanthranilate 3,4-dioxygenase, giving the protein MTDIPEVIDFQGWIDAHAHLLKPPVNNRTMSLGKDFIVQIIGGPNQRTDFHLDPYEEWFYQIKGDMHVDLMTDEGPRTVHIKEGQAWLLPGHVPHSPQRPDPDSIGLVIERVREEGTLEKFLWYCPSCSATVYEAELQVRDIVGDLPPVFEEFYGDERARTCSACGTVHPGKG; this is encoded by the coding sequence GTGACCGACATTCCCGAGGTCATCGACTTCCAGGGCTGGATCGACGCGCACGCGCACCTGCTGAAGCCGCCGGTGAACAACCGGACCATGTCGCTCGGCAAGGACTTCATCGTCCAGATCATCGGTGGCCCCAACCAGCGCACCGACTTCCACCTGGATCCGTACGAGGAGTGGTTCTACCAGATCAAGGGGGACATGCATGTCGACCTCATGACCGACGAGGGCCCGCGGACCGTGCACATCAAGGAGGGGCAGGCGTGGCTGCTGCCGGGCCATGTGCCGCACTCCCCGCAGCGCCCCGACCCCGACTCCATCGGCCTGGTCATCGAGCGGGTCCGTGAGGAGGGCACGCTGGAGAAGTTCCTGTGGTACTGCCCGTCCTGCTCCGCGACCGTGTACGAGGCGGAGCTCCAGGTCCGCGACATCGTGGGCGATCTGCCGCCGGTGTTCGAGGAGTTCTACGGCGACGAGCGGGCCCGCACATGCTCCGCGTGCGGAACCGTGCACCCCGGGAAGGGCTGA
- a CDS encoding RidA family protein → MDQARIVPGKATPRGRFPHFRRAGDLVFVSGTSSRRPDNSFVGVTTDEMGTTALDIRAQTRAVIENIADILADAGGSLADVVQVTTYLVSMNDFGGYNEVYGQHFDENGPARTTVAVHQLPHPHLLIEIQAVAHLPATAPAATTVEETP, encoded by the coding sequence ATGGACCAGGCACGTATCGTCCCGGGGAAGGCGACCCCGCGCGGCCGCTTCCCGCACTTCCGCCGCGCCGGTGACCTGGTGTTCGTCTCCGGCACCAGCTCCCGCCGCCCCGACAACTCCTTCGTCGGCGTCACGACGGACGAGATGGGCACGACCGCTCTCGATATCCGGGCGCAGACCCGCGCCGTCATCGAGAACATCGCCGACATCCTCGCCGACGCGGGAGGCAGCCTCGCCGACGTCGTCCAAGTGACCACCTATCTGGTCTCCATGAACGACTTCGGCGGCTACAACGAGGTCTACGGCCAGCACTTCGACGAGAACGGCCCGGCCAGGACCACCGTCGCCGTCCACCAACTCCCGCATCCCCACCTGCTCATCGAGATCCAGGCCGTGGCCCACCTGCCGGCCACCGCCCCGGCCGCCACCACCGTCGAGGAGACACCGTGA
- a CDS encoding 2-keto-4-pentenoate hydratase codes for MSLPDPARRGDPVPAVVQAAESLAEAARTLTPCAPVRALFDEGDIESAYAVQQLNVRRAVDGGRRITGRKIGLTSPAVQRQLGVDQPDFGALFADMAVPEGGQVPAGRLLQPKVEAEVALVLGADLPYEVCTVAEVLRATEFALPALEIVDSRVAFWEISLVDTVADNASSGLYVLGGTPVPLTRLDVRALTMTMTCNGEPVSGGTGADCLGSPLNAATWLASELATRGDPLRAGDVVLTGALGPMVPAAPGDVFEARIPELGSVRVGFATEGNNR; via the coding sequence ATGTCCCTGCCCGATCCCGCCCGGCGAGGCGACCCCGTCCCGGCCGTGGTCCAGGCCGCCGAGTCGCTGGCCGAGGCCGCCCGCACCCTGACCCCCTGTGCGCCGGTGCGCGCGCTGTTCGACGAAGGCGACATCGAGTCCGCCTACGCCGTCCAGCAGCTCAACGTGCGGCGGGCGGTGGACGGGGGGCGCCGGATCACCGGCCGCAAGATCGGCCTGACCTCCCCGGCCGTGCAGCGGCAACTCGGCGTGGACCAGCCCGACTTCGGCGCCCTGTTCGCGGACATGGCGGTCCCCGAGGGCGGCCAGGTGCCCGCCGGCCGGCTGCTCCAGCCGAAGGTGGAGGCCGAGGTCGCGCTGGTCCTCGGGGCGGACCTGCCGTACGAGGTCTGCACCGTCGCCGAGGTGCTGCGGGCCACCGAGTTCGCGCTGCCCGCCCTGGAGATCGTGGACAGCCGGGTGGCGTTCTGGGAGATCTCCCTCGTGGACACCGTCGCCGACAACGCCTCCAGCGGCCTGTACGTCCTCGGCGGCACCCCCGTCCCGCTCACCCGGCTCGACGTGCGCGCGCTGACGATGACCATGACCTGCAACGGTGAGCCGGTCTCCGGGGGTACCGGCGCCGACTGCCTCGGCAGCCCGCTCAACGCGGCCACCTGGCTGGCCTCGGAGCTCGCCACGAGGGGCGATCCGCTCCGGGCGGGCGATGTCGTGCTGACCGGCGCGCTGGGGCCGATGGTTCCCGCGGCGCCGGGAGATGTGTTCGAAGCCCGCATCCCGGAACTCGGGTCGGTGCGGGTCGGGTTCGCGACAGAAGGGAACAACCGATGA
- a CDS encoding acetaldehyde dehydrogenase (acetylating) yields MSREHPSRTKVAVIGSGNIGTDLMIKVLRLSDTLEIAAMAGIDPASDGLARARRLKVATTHEGVEGLVAMDEFADVEIVFDATSAGAHRHHEDVLRPLGRTLIDLTPAALGPYVVPPVNGDAHLDAPNVNMVTCGGQATIPMVAAIAAVTPVHYGEIVASISARSAGPGTRANIDEFTETTASAIEQVGGAARGKAIIVLNPAEPPLIMRDTVHCLVDDCATEAITASVEEMVGRVQAYVPGYRLKQKVQYERVSTDDPLRGLLPSAAAGDALRVSVFLEVEGAAHYLPAYAGNLDIMTSAALRTAEHLAAHRSTEGATR; encoded by the coding sequence ATGAGCAGGGAGCACCCCTCCCGTACCAAGGTCGCCGTCATCGGCTCGGGGAACATCGGCACCGACCTGATGATCAAGGTGCTGCGGCTGTCGGACACCCTGGAGATCGCCGCCATGGCAGGCATCGACCCGGCTTCCGACGGTCTGGCCCGCGCCCGCCGCCTGAAGGTCGCCACCACGCACGAGGGCGTCGAGGGCCTGGTGGCCATGGACGAGTTCGCCGACGTGGAGATCGTCTTCGATGCCACCTCGGCCGGCGCCCACCGCCACCACGAGGACGTGCTGCGCCCCCTGGGCCGTACGCTCATCGACCTCACCCCGGCGGCCCTCGGCCCGTACGTGGTCCCGCCGGTCAACGGCGACGCGCACCTCGACGCGCCCAACGTCAACATGGTCACCTGCGGCGGCCAGGCCACCATCCCGATGGTCGCCGCGATAGCGGCGGTGACCCCGGTCCACTACGGCGAGATCGTCGCCTCCATCTCCGCACGCTCGGCCGGGCCCGGCACCCGCGCGAACATCGACGAGTTCACCGAGACCACCGCATCCGCCATCGAGCAGGTCGGCGGGGCCGCACGGGGCAAGGCGATCATCGTCCTGAACCCGGCCGAGCCCCCGCTGATCATGCGGGACACCGTGCACTGCCTGGTGGACGACTGCGCCACCGAGGCGATCACCGCCTCCGTGGAGGAGATGGTCGGCCGGGTCCAGGCGTACGTCCCCGGCTACCGGCTCAAGCAGAAGGTGCAGTACGAGCGGGTGAGCACGGATGACCCGCTGCGCGGGCTGCTGCCCTCAGCCGCCGCGGGTGACGCCCTGCGCGTCTCCGTCTTCCTGGAGGTCGAGGGCGCCGCGCACTACCTGCCCGCGTACGCCGGGAACCTCGACATCATGACCTCGGCCGCGCTGCGCACCGCCGAGCACCTGGCCGCACACCGCTCCACCGAGGGGGCAACACGATGA
- a CDS encoding 2-keto-4-pentenoate hydratase, with amino-acid sequence MIATETIGALATRLDNAQTYVADTPSLADTHTLDIEDAYAIQAALLARRAARGEGSTGVKLGFTSRAKMAQMGVSEIIVGRLTDAMCVADGGEVELARFIHPKVEPEVAFWLAQDVDTDAPDTDIAACVDAVAPALEIIDSRYRDFRFTYEDVVADNTSAAGYVIGAWRPVQDVSALPVRLHGGSREILGSTAAILDGPSNALCALLDMARRRGIPLRAGDVVLAGAATEAIPLTPGVTTCEITGLGRVSVRSV; translated from the coding sequence ATGATCGCCACGGAGACGATCGGCGCACTGGCCACCCGGCTCGACAACGCCCAGACGTATGTGGCCGACACCCCGAGCCTCGCCGACACCCACACCCTGGACATCGAGGACGCCTACGCCATCCAGGCCGCGCTCCTCGCCCGGCGTGCGGCGCGCGGCGAGGGATCCACCGGCGTCAAGTTGGGCTTCACCAGCAGGGCCAAGATGGCGCAGATGGGGGTTTCGGAGATCATCGTCGGCCGGCTGACCGACGCCATGTGCGTTGCCGACGGCGGCGAGGTCGAACTGGCCCGGTTCATCCACCCGAAGGTGGAGCCGGAGGTCGCCTTCTGGCTCGCCCAGGACGTGGACACGGACGCCCCCGACACCGACATCGCCGCCTGTGTGGACGCCGTGGCGCCCGCGTTGGAGATCATCGACTCCCGCTACCGGGACTTCCGCTTCACCTACGAGGACGTCGTCGCGGACAACACCTCCGCGGCGGGCTATGTCATCGGCGCGTGGCGGCCCGTCCAGGACGTCTCCGCCCTCCCCGTACGGCTGCACGGCGGAAGCCGCGAGATCCTGGGGTCCACCGCGGCCATCCTCGACGGACCGTCGAACGCACTGTGCGCGCTGCTCGACATGGCCCGGCGTCGGGGCATCCCGCTGCGTGCGGGCGATGTCGTGCTCGCGGGCGCGGCCACCGAGGCGATCCCCCTGACGCCCGGGGTGACCACCTGCGAGATCACCGGTCTCGGCCGGGTCAGTGTGCGGAGCGTGTGA
- a CDS encoding IclR family transcriptional regulator, which produces MLDKAAHILECFTPDVESYRLSELARCTGLPKPTVHRLTADLVRLGWVERSGTRYRLGAKLFELGSRVPRRRDLREVALPFLQDLFEATRETVHLGVREGLEVVYLERIHGHDALRLPSRIGGSLPLSCTAVGKALLAFSGAELTEELLSRPLPSLTPRSLTDPALVRAALEKTQVAGLAYEEEEAVEGVSCIAAPVFAGGVTVAALSVAVPRERFSAARLAPAVRTAAIGLSRVLREGRRTEDGARFG; this is translated from the coding sequence ATGCTCGACAAAGCGGCCCATATCCTTGAGTGCTTCACTCCGGACGTGGAGTCGTACCGCCTGTCGGAACTCGCGCGGTGCACCGGGCTGCCCAAGCCGACCGTGCACCGGCTGACGGCGGACCTGGTCCGCCTCGGCTGGGTGGAACGCTCGGGAACCCGCTACCGGCTGGGAGCCAAGCTCTTCGAACTCGGCTCCCGGGTGCCGCGCCGACGCGATCTGCGGGAGGTGGCGCTGCCCTTCCTCCAGGACCTGTTCGAGGCCACCCGTGAGACCGTCCACCTCGGCGTCCGCGAGGGCCTGGAGGTGGTCTACCTGGAACGCATCCACGGCCACGACGCACTACGGCTGCCCTCCCGCATCGGGGGGAGCCTGCCGCTGAGCTGCACCGCCGTGGGCAAGGCGCTGCTCGCCTTCTCGGGCGCCGAGCTGACCGAGGAGCTGCTGTCCCGGCCGCTGCCGAGCCTCACTCCGCGTTCCCTCACCGACCCGGCGCTGGTGCGCGCGGCGTTGGAGAAGACCCAGGTGGCCGGGCTCGCTTACGAGGAGGAAGAGGCCGTGGAAGGGGTGAGCTGCATCGCGGCCCCCGTCTTCGCGGGCGGCGTGACCGTGGCCGCGCTGTCGGTCGCGGTACCGCGGGAGCGCTTCAGCGCCGCCCGGCTCGCCCCCGCGGTGCGTACGGCCGCTATCGGGCTGTCCCGGGTGCTGCGCGAGGGCCGCCGGACCGAGGACGGGGCACGGTTCGGCTAG
- a CDS encoding 2-hydroxymuconic semialdehyde dehydrogenase translates to MTAQTPPRWIRNFVDGRFVDPDDRCFDAIDPATGRVHARVHEADAPLVGRAVTAARKALDTWSATPVRERTEVLRRAADLIEARFEEFVAAEVADTGKPVTLARDLDVARAVANFRTFADVIAAAGQESFLTDLPGGRHALNYAVRKPLGVVAVIVPWNLPLLLLTWKVAPALACGNAVVVKPSEETPGTATLLAEVLAEAGLPAGAYNVVHGFGGGSAGEYLTTDPWIDGVTFTGSSATGARVMKTVAPRVRPVSFELGGKNAAVVFEDADLEETLDGLTRSVFANTGQVCLCTERVYVQRSVFADIADGLVERARSLRLGSPLEAATTTGPLISQAHREKVRGYLDLAEELGAKVLTGGNTPSLGAVLDGGSWIEPTLWTGLTNCDRPVREEIFGPVAALIPFDTEAEAIDLANDTEYGLAASVWTRDLRRGHRVAQAMNVGMAWVNTWFLRDLRSPFGGVGLSGLGREGGASSLHFYTEPTNVCVQL, encoded by the coding sequence ATGACGGCACAGACTCCTCCGCGGTGGATCCGCAACTTCGTCGACGGGCGGTTCGTCGACCCCGACGACCGCTGCTTCGACGCAATCGACCCGGCCACCGGCCGCGTGCACGCCCGCGTCCACGAGGCCGACGCTCCTTTGGTGGGCCGGGCCGTCACGGCGGCGCGCAAGGCGCTGGACACCTGGTCGGCGACCCCGGTCCGGGAGCGGACCGAGGTGCTGCGCAGGGCGGCGGACCTGATCGAGGCGCGGTTCGAGGAGTTCGTGGCCGCCGAGGTGGCCGACACCGGCAAGCCCGTCACCCTGGCCCGCGACCTGGACGTGGCCCGCGCCGTGGCCAACTTCCGGACCTTCGCCGACGTGATCGCCGCGGCCGGCCAGGAGTCCTTCCTGACCGACCTGCCCGGCGGACGTCACGCCCTCAACTACGCGGTGCGCAAGCCGCTCGGCGTGGTCGCGGTCATCGTGCCGTGGAACCTGCCGCTGCTGCTGCTCACATGGAAGGTGGCCCCGGCGCTGGCCTGCGGCAACGCCGTCGTCGTCAAGCCCAGCGAGGAGACGCCCGGTACGGCGACCCTGCTCGCCGAGGTGCTCGCCGAGGCGGGGCTCCCGGCGGGCGCCTACAACGTGGTGCACGGCTTCGGCGGCGGCTCGGCCGGGGAGTACCTCACGACGGATCCGTGGATCGACGGTGTCACCTTCACCGGTTCGTCGGCGACCGGCGCCCGCGTGATGAAGACGGTGGCGCCGCGCGTGCGCCCGGTCTCCTTCGAACTGGGCGGCAAGAACGCCGCGGTCGTCTTCGAGGACGCCGACCTGGAGGAGACCCTGGACGGCCTGACCCGGTCGGTGTTCGCCAACACCGGCCAGGTGTGCCTGTGCACCGAGCGGGTCTACGTCCAGCGGTCGGTCTTCGCCGACATCGCCGACGGGCTGGTCGAGCGGGCGCGATCGCTGCGCCTGGGCAGCCCGCTGGAGGCGGCCACCACGACCGGGCCGCTCATCTCTCAGGCGCACCGCGAGAAAGTGCGGGGGTACCTGGACCTTGCCGAAGAGCTGGGTGCCAAGGTCCTCACCGGCGGGAACACGCCCAGCCTGGGCGCCGTGCTGGACGGCGGCTCGTGGATCGAACCGACGCTGTGGACGGGCCTGACCAACTGCGACCGGCCGGTGCGTGAGGAGATCTTCGGACCCGTCGCCGCGCTGATCCCGTTCGACACGGAGGCGGAGGCCATCGACCTGGCCAACGACACCGAGTACGGTCTCGCCGCCTCCGTGTGGACCCGCGACCTGCGGCGCGGGCACCGCGTGGCCCAGGCGATGAACGTGGGCATGGCCTGGGTCAACACCTGGTTCCTGCGGGACCTGCGCTCGCCGTTCGGCGGTGTCGGCCTGTCCGGCCTCGGCCGGGAGGGCGGCGCCTCGTCCCTGCACTTCTACACCGAACCAACCAATGTGTGCGTGCAGCTGTGA